In Bacteroidia bacterium, a genomic segment contains:
- a CDS encoding addiction module protein, translating into MSVAEKQILSLVATLTPEERLRIIHAILYTLEEKTGSGEISINPADLEIAQKRSREFDEGKVKVMTREEFWVNLKKRQEGE; encoded by the coding sequence ATGTCAGTAGCCGAAAAACAAATATTGTCGCTGGTTGCAACCCTTACCCCTGAGGAGCGGTTGCGGATCATTCATGCTATCCTTTATACACTGGAGGAAAAAACGGGCTCTGGAGAAATTTCGATTAACCCTGCTGATCTCGAAATTGCCCAAAAGCGTTCGCGCGAGTTTGATGAAGGAAAAGTCAAGGTTATGACCCGGGAGGAATTTTGGGTCAATCTGAAAAAACGGCAAGAGGGCGAATGA
- a CDS encoding type II toxin-antitoxin system RelE/ParE family toxin, whose amino-acid sequence MSYQVLIDERVSEETAEIFDYYDAINPGLAYNFYEQLDLVYNQLEKNPNIWQIIEGDIRRALLKRFPYAVYYRVLDGQRILVMTIRHNAQNPESRFD is encoded by the coding sequence ATGAGTTATCAGGTACTGATTGATGAACGGGTTTCGGAAGAAACCGCCGAAATATTCGATTATTATGATGCAATTAATCCGGGTTTGGCTTACAATTTTTATGAGCAGCTGGATCTTGTCTATAATCAATTGGAAAAAAATCCCAATATCTGGCAAATTATAGAGGGCGATATCCGAAGGGCATTATTAAAGCGGTTTCCTTATGCGGTTTATTATCGGGTGCTTGATGGTCAGCGGATACTGGTAATGACCATTCGCCATAATGCGCAAAACCCGGAATCGAGGTTTGATTGA
- a CDS encoding SUMF1/EgtB/PvdO family nonheme iron enzyme, with protein MTPDTDTKRGFEYPGKHGETSVTPRRNHLLVIGIDRYAHFQKLNNPVSDSKGLVEVLTERYRFEPGDVRTLFDKEATREGIIDALDELTAKVTPADNLLIYFAGHGYYRKVMKIGYLIPVDARKEKFSDLISNTTIRDYISAIQAHHTLLIVDSCFSGSLLHRDAEVLKIKALADKVDRLPSRWGLAAGLVELVSDGPIGGSSPFAQSLLTYLRENNSPRFPVSELVQYVSKITTYNADQTPVGGVLDKTSHLGGQFVFDLRESVLNEEETFWRDTLAKNTMVGYRDYRKKFPEGTYRSEALSQIRLLEETESWEKALARNKVSSFEDFLEEYPGSPYAPEAQKRIDELLNPVAVTQSVVKTAIPTKVNFPTPEMVLIKGGTFNREKYKVTVSDFWLSKTAVTVGEYLRFCEATNTHWPEWLEKGSNYHFETGKDDHYKKRGYNKRKGIENLPVAGVSWHNAVAYCDWLSEHTGEKWRLPTEAEWEYAAGGGSKERTIYAGTNDEKNLGKYAWYSGNSNSQPHPVGQKKPNQLGLYDMSGNVWEWCGDWYGDYPSSDISDPQGHEKGWYRVLRGGSWLNSSEYCRVAFRGSNAPEFRFDYFGFRVACQF; from the coding sequence ATGACTCCGGATACTGACACAAAGCGCGGTTTTGAATATCCTGGCAAACACGGCGAAACATCCGTTACCCCCCGCCGCAACCACCTGCTGGTGATTGGGATAGATCGGTATGCGCATTTTCAAAAGCTGAATAACCCTGTAAGTGATTCGAAAGGCCTTGTTGAGGTGCTGACGGAGCGGTACAGGTTTGAGCCAGGTGATGTTCGGACTCTTTTTGATAAAGAAGCCACACGTGAGGGGATCATAGATGCGCTGGACGAATTGACGGCAAAAGTTACTCCGGCAGACAACCTGCTGATATATTTTGCTGGGCACGGATATTATCGTAAAGTGATGAAAATCGGCTATCTGATCCCGGTTGATGCGCGAAAGGAAAAATTTTCTGACCTGATTTCCAATACCACCATCCGGGATTATATCTCCGCTATTCAGGCCCATCATACTTTATTGATTGTGGATAGTTGTTTTTCTGGTTCGCTGCTACACCGCGATGCAGAAGTATTAAAAATCAAAGCATTGGCTGATAAAGTGGACCGTTTACCTTCCCGGTGGGGACTGGCAGCCGGATTGGTCGAACTCGTTTCTGATGGGCCGATCGGGGGTTCCAGCCCATTTGCCCAAAGTTTGCTGACTTATCTTCGGGAAAATAATTCCCCCCGATTTCCGGTCAGCGAACTAGTCCAATACGTGAGTAAAATCACGACTTACAATGCGGACCAAACCCCTGTAGGCGGTGTTCTTGACAAAACCAGTCATCTGGGCGGGCAATTTGTTTTTGATCTGCGAGAATCAGTTCTTAACGAAGAAGAAACCTTCTGGCGGGATACCCTGGCAAAAAACACCATGGTAGGCTATCGCGATTACCGGAAAAAATTTCCGGAAGGAACATATCGCTCCGAAGCCCTGTCCCAGATCAGACTCCTGGAGGAAACTGAGTCGTGGGAAAAAGCGCTGGCAAGAAACAAAGTAAGCAGTTTTGAAGATTTTCTGGAAGAGTATCCTGGCAGCCCATATGCGCCTGAAGCACAAAAGAGAATAGACGAATTGCTGAATCCGGTTGCAGTTACCCAGTCAGTTGTTAAAACAGCAATTCCCACAAAAGTAAATTTCCCCACCCCGGAAATGGTTTTGATCAAAGGGGGAACATTTAATCGCGAAAAATATAAGGTTACCGTGAGCGACTTCTGGTTGAGTAAAACGGCGGTGACAGTGGGTGAATACTTACGTTTTTGTGAAGCTACTAACACTCATTGGCCGGAGTGGCTGGAAAAAGGAAGTAATTATCATTTTGAAACGGGTAAGGACGATCATTACAAAAAAAGAGGATACAATAAGCGCAAAGGGATTGAAAATCTTCCAGTTGCCGGCGTGAGCTGGCATAATGCTGTAGCTTATTGCGACTGGCTGAGTGAGCATACTGGCGAAAAGTGGCGATTGCCGACAGAGGCGGAATGGGAATACGCTGCGGGGGGAGGATCAAAGGAGCGGACGATTTACGCGGGTACGAATGATGAAAAAAATTTGGGCAAGTATGCGTGGTATAGCGGCAATTCCAACAGCCAGCCACATCCTGTGGGACAGAAAAAGCCCAACCAACTGGGGTTATACGACATGAGTGGGAACGTATGGGAATGGTGTGGGGACTGGTATGGCGATTATCCTTCCTCGGATATATCCGACCCACAAGGGCATGAAAAAGGCTGGTACCGTGTTTTGCGCGGCGGTAGTTGGCTCAACTCTTCGGAGTATTGCCGCGTGGCTTTTCGCGGCAGCAATGCGCCAGAGTTTCGCTTCGACTACTTTGGTTTCCGTGTTGCCTGTCAGTTCTAG
- a CDS encoding HRDC domain-containing protein, translating into MKKTFLCLPGRLAGAGSAVRLSGWLIQKERGLGRSPNFYKNFSKNNTMQIRIFSIPVVGGEMLMEDLNVFLRSKKVLQIEQHMVNDPQGSIWCFCIRYVEDYSPYSKTKEKVDYRKILDEESFGRFAAMREIRKKLAEQLGFPPYAIFNDEELAELAKIENLTPEAMKGIKGIGEKKVEKYGVHFILPKKNETSQSPV; encoded by the coding sequence ATGAAAAAAACCTTTTTGTGTCTGCCGGGCAGACTGGCAGGCGCGGGAAGCGCCGTCCGCCTGTCTGGCTGGCTGATACAAAAAGAACGGGGTTTGGGGCGAAGCCCCAATTTTTATAAAAACTTTAGCAAAAATAATACTATGCAGATTAGAATTTTTTCGATTCCGGTGGTTGGCGGCGAAATGCTGATGGAAGATCTGAATGTATTTCTCCGGTCAAAGAAGGTACTTCAGATCGAGCAGCACATGGTAAATGATCCGCAGGGTTCTATCTGGTGTTTTTGCATCAGATACGTGGAGGATTATTCTCCCTACTCCAAAACCAAAGAAAAAGTGGATTACCGAAAGATACTGGATGAGGAAAGTTTTGGAAGGTTTGCAGCCATGCGGGAGATTCGGAAAAAACTTGCAGAACAACTAGGATTTCCTCCCTACGCCATCTTTAATGACGAAGAACTTGCAGAGTTGGCAAAAATCGAAAATCTGACACCCGAGGCGATGAAGGGAATTAAGGGGATTGGGGAAAAGAAAGTGGAGAAATACGGTGTACATTTTATTCTCCCGAAAAAAAATGAAACGAGCCAATCACCTGTTTGA